Proteins from a genomic interval of Piscinibacter sp. HJYY11:
- a CDS encoding aspartate/glutamate racemase family protein — MTTTPLHIGIVGCSAEGASLCYRTLCAEAPALLGEAHAHPEVSIHTPSLAAYVDCLDRGDLQGVADLMLSSAHKLAGIGAELLICPDNTIHQAFALVAPHSPRPWLHIADEVARVAAERGFRRVGVLGTHWLVKSEVYPQALQARGIEAVRPVDDDRDALGHIIMDELVPGIVRPASVSALQRIIERLAARACDAVVLGCTELPLVLDDHNSVLPTLDSTRLLARAALARAVAAQRSA; from the coding sequence GTGACCACGACCCCTTTGCACATCGGCATCGTCGGCTGCTCGGCCGAAGGCGCGTCGCTCTGTTACCGCACGCTGTGCGCCGAAGCGCCGGCGCTCCTGGGTGAGGCGCATGCGCACCCTGAGGTGTCGATACACACGCCGTCGCTTGCGGCGTATGTCGACTGTCTCGATCGCGGCGACCTGCAAGGCGTGGCCGACCTGATGCTGAGCTCGGCGCACAAGCTGGCCGGCATCGGCGCCGAGTTGCTGATCTGCCCCGACAACACCATCCACCAGGCCTTCGCGCTCGTGGCGCCGCATTCGCCTCGGCCGTGGTTGCACATCGCCGACGAGGTGGCGCGGGTGGCGGCCGAGCGGGGCTTCCGACGCGTCGGTGTGCTGGGCACGCACTGGCTGGTGAAGAGCGAGGTCTATCCGCAGGCCTTGCAGGCGCGCGGCATCGAGGCCGTGCGGCCGGTGGACGACGACCGCGATGCGCTCGGCCACATCATCATGGACGAGCTGGTGCCAGGCATCGTGAGGCCGGCGTCGGTGTCGGCGCTCCAGCGCATCATCGAGCGATTGGCCGCACGGGCTTGCGATGCGGTGGTGCTGGGTTGCACCGAGCTGCCGCTGGTGCTCGATGATCACAACAGCGTGCTGCCGACGCTCGACAGCACGCGGCTCCTCGCCCGCGCGGCACTCGCACGGGCAGTGGCGGCTCAGCGCTCAGCCTGA
- a CDS encoding DUF2061 domain-containing protein — translation MARHVQKTTSFAVLHFSVAFGVTYAITGSWQVSSAVALIEPMVNTVAFFFHELVWSRRTQPALAPAQAER, via the coding sequence ATGGCCCGTCACGTCCAGAAAACCACCAGCTTCGCCGTGCTGCACTTCAGCGTGGCGTTCGGTGTCACCTACGCCATCACCGGCAGCTGGCAGGTGTCGAGCGCCGTCGCGCTGATCGAGCCGATGGTCAACACCGTCGCCTTCTTCTTCCACGAGCTGGTGTGGTCACGCCGCACGCAGCCGGCGCTGGCGCCGGCTCAGGCTGAGCGCTGA
- a CDS encoding NAD-dependent succinate-semialdehyde dehydrogenase has translation MYTDVSLFIDGEWTAGTSGKSEPILNPATGKALARLHHAGIPELDRALAAADKGFKQWKAVSPFERYKVLRKAANLMRERADEIAQLMTLEQGKPLAEAKMEALSAGDLIDWFAEEARRTYGQIVPPRAEGVSQLVIKEPVGPVAAFTPWNFPINQAVRKVSAALAAGCSVILKGPEETPASCAALVRAYADAGVPAGVINLVFGVPSEISEYLIPHPVIRKITFTGSTPVGKKLAALAGQHMKRITMELGGHAPAIVFDDADVASAAKQLAGAKFRNAGQVCVSPTRFLVHESVYPQFVDGFVAAASQIKVGDGLQKDTRMGPLANSRRVEAMQQFVDDAVAKGAKVALGGKRGTGDGYFFEPTVLTDLPADARILHEEPFGPIAPILPFKTYDEVVAEANRLPFGLAAYAFTRSLKTATAIGSAIESGMVSINHFGLALPEVPFGGIKDSGYGTEGGSDAINAYLNAKFVTQTGL, from the coding sequence ATGTACACAGACGTCTCCCTGTTCATCGACGGTGAATGGACCGCTGGCACCAGCGGAAAGAGCGAGCCCATCCTCAACCCCGCCACCGGCAAGGCACTGGCCCGCCTGCACCACGCCGGCATCCCCGAGCTCGACCGTGCGCTCGCCGCCGCCGACAAGGGCTTCAAGCAGTGGAAGGCCGTGTCGCCCTTCGAGCGCTACAAGGTGCTGCGCAAGGCCGCCAACCTGATGCGCGAGCGCGCCGACGAGATCGCCCAGCTGATGACGCTCGAGCAAGGCAAGCCGCTGGCAGAAGCCAAGATGGAAGCCCTGTCGGCTGGCGACCTGATCGACTGGTTTGCCGAGGAAGCGCGCCGCACCTACGGGCAGATCGTGCCGCCGCGCGCCGAGGGCGTGAGCCAGCTGGTGATCAAGGAGCCGGTGGGCCCGGTGGCCGCCTTCACGCCCTGGAACTTCCCGATCAACCAGGCGGTGCGCAAGGTCTCGGCCGCGCTCGCCGCCGGCTGCTCGGTCATTCTCAAGGGGCCGGAAGAGACGCCCGCGAGCTGCGCCGCGCTGGTCCGTGCCTATGCCGACGCCGGTGTGCCGGCCGGCGTGATCAACCTCGTGTTCGGCGTGCCGAGCGAGATCTCGGAGTACCTGATCCCGCACCCGGTCATCCGCAAGATCACCTTCACCGGCTCCACGCCGGTCGGCAAGAAGCTCGCGGCGCTTGCCGGCCAGCACATGAAGCGCATCACGATGGAGCTGGGCGGCCACGCCCCGGCCATCGTGTTCGACGATGCCGACGTCGCTTCGGCCGCCAAGCAACTCGCCGGCGCGAAATTCCGCAACGCGGGGCAGGTGTGTGTGTCGCCCACTCGCTTCCTGGTGCATGAGTCGGTGTACCCGCAGTTCGTCGACGGTTTCGTCGCCGCGGCCTCGCAGATCAAGGTGGGTGACGGCCTGCAGAAGGACACACGCATGGGCCCGCTCGCCAACAGCCGGCGTGTCGAGGCGATGCAGCAGTTCGTCGACGATGCCGTGGCCAAGGGCGCGAAGGTGGCGCTCGGGGGCAAGCGCGGTACAGGCGACGGCTACTTCTTCGAGCCAACGGTCCTCACCGACCTGCCAGCCGATGCCCGCATCCTGCACGAAGAGCCCTTCGGCCCCATCGCGCCGATCCTCCCCTTCAAGACCTATGACGAGGTGGTCGCCGAAGCCAACCGCCTGCCGTTCGGCTTGGCGGCCTATGCCTTCACCCGGTCGCTCAAGACCGCCACTGCCATCGGCAGCGCGATCGAGAGCGGCATGGTCTCGATCAACCACTTCGGCCTCGCCCTGCCCGAAGTGCCCTTCGGTGGCATCAAGGACTCGGGCTACGGCACCGAAGGCGGCAGCGATGCGATCAACGCCTACCTCAACGCGAAGTTCGTGACGCAGACCGGGCTCTGA
- a CDS encoding sulfate ABC transporter substrate-binding protein, producing the protein MKTKIRTLLATTALAFAAGASFAKDVTILNVSYDPTRELYQEYNAAFAKYWKAKTGDNVIVKQSHGGSGKQARSVIDGIDSDVVTLALAYDIDEIAEKAKLLVPDWQKRLQHNSSPYTSTYIFLVRKGNPKGIKDWGDLIKPGVSVITANPKTSGGARWGYLAGYGWALQQPGGNEAKAKEYITKLFQNVPVLDSGARGSTVTFAERGQGDVLLAWENEAHLSLKEFGADKFDIVYPPSSILAEPPVAVVDKVVDKKGTRAVAQAYLDYLYTPEGQEIAAKNFYRPTDPKVAAKYAKQFPAVKLFTIDKLFGGWAKAQKTHFADGGVFDQIYTKSK; encoded by the coding sequence ATGAAGACCAAGATTCGCACCCTGCTGGCCACCACCGCGCTGGCCTTTGCTGCTGGGGCCTCGTTCGCAAAAGACGTGACCATCCTCAACGTCTCGTACGACCCGACCCGCGAGCTCTATCAGGAGTACAACGCCGCCTTCGCCAAGTACTGGAAGGCCAAGACCGGCGACAACGTGATCGTCAAGCAATCGCACGGCGGCTCGGGCAAGCAGGCCCGCTCGGTCATCGACGGCATCGACTCCGACGTGGTGACGTTGGCGCTTGCTTACGATATCGACGAGATTGCTGAAAAGGCCAAGCTGCTCGTCCCTGACTGGCAGAAGCGCCTGCAGCACAACAGCTCGCCCTACACCTCGACCTACATCTTCCTGGTGCGCAAGGGTAACCCGAAGGGCATCAAGGACTGGGGTGACCTGATCAAGCCGGGTGTCTCGGTCATCACCGCCAACCCCAAGACCTCGGGTGGCGCACGCTGGGGCTACCTCGCCGGCTACGGCTGGGCGCTGCAGCAGCCGGGCGGCAACGAAGCGAAGGCCAAGGAGTACATCACCAAGCTGTTCCAGAACGTGCCGGTGCTCGACTCGGGCGCCCGTGGGTCGACGGTGACCTTCGCCGAGCGCGGCCAGGGCGACGTGCTGCTGGCCTGGGAAAACGAGGCCCACCTGTCGCTGAAGGAATTCGGTGCCGACAAGTTCGACATTGTGTACCCGCCGAGCAGCATCCTGGCCGAGCCACCGGTGGCCGTGGTCGACAAGGTCGTCGACAAGAAGGGCACCCGTGCCGTGGCCCAGGCCTACCTGGACTACCTGTACACCCCGGAGGGCCAGGAGATCGCCGCCAAGAACTTCTACCGCCCGACCGACCCGAAGGTCGCTGCCAAGTACGCGAAGCAGTTCCCGGCAGTGAAGCTCTTCACCATCGACAAGCTCTTCGGCGGCTGGGCCAAGGCGCAGAAGACGCACTTTGCCGATGGCGGCGTGTTCGACCAGATCTACACGAAGAGCAAGTAA
- a CDS encoding sulfate ABC transporter substrate-binding protein gives MRFPHVVSRRSVLSLAAASAALSVAPNVRAAGPTLLNVSYDVARELYKEINPAFIKHWKAQTGEDVSVNQSHGGSSKQARSVIDGLEADVVTMNQSSDIDAIASRGKLIPADWAKRLPDNSAPTTSTTVILVRKGNPKGIKDWADLAKPGVSVVIPNPKITGNGRYTYVAAWGALVKGGATPAQARETVQKIFGNVPVFDGGGRAATTTFAQRNIGDALCTFESEINLIKQEFGDNFDVVYAKWSILAENPVSVIDKVVDKKGTRKQAEAYLKFLWSDEAQEIAAKHQIRPRSAKILAKYAKDFPKINTFTIDEAFGGWTKAQKDHFDDGAIYDQILAAIKK, from the coding sequence ATGCGCTTTCCTCATGTTGTGTCCCGGCGTTCGGTCCTGAGTCTGGCGGCCGCATCGGCTGCGTTGTCGGTGGCGCCGAACGTCCGCGCTGCTGGTCCGACCCTGCTCAACGTGAGCTACGACGTGGCACGTGAGCTGTACAAGGAGATCAATCCGGCCTTCATCAAGCACTGGAAAGCCCAGACGGGCGAAGACGTGTCGGTCAACCAGTCGCATGGCGGCTCGAGCAAGCAAGCTCGCTCGGTGATCGACGGGCTGGAGGCCGACGTCGTCACGATGAACCAGTCGAGCGACATCGACGCGATCGCAAGCAGGGGCAAGCTGATTCCCGCTGACTGGGCCAAGCGCCTGCCCGACAACAGCGCGCCCACGACGTCGACCACCGTGATCCTGGTCCGCAAGGGCAACCCGAAGGGCATCAAGGACTGGGCCGACCTCGCCAAGCCCGGCGTGAGCGTCGTCATCCCCAACCCCAAGATCACCGGCAACGGCCGCTACACCTACGTGGCCGCCTGGGGCGCGCTCGTGAAGGGCGGCGCGACGCCTGCGCAGGCCCGCGAGACGGTGCAGAAGATCTTCGGCAACGTGCCGGTGTTCGACGGCGGCGGCCGTGCTGCCACTACCACCTTCGCCCAGCGCAACATCGGCGATGCGCTGTGCACCTTCGAGAGCGAGATCAACCTGATCAAGCAGGAGTTCGGCGACAACTTCGACGTGGTCTACGCGAAGTGGAGCATCCTGGCCGAGAACCCGGTGTCGGTGATCGACAAGGTGGTCGACAAGAAAGGCACGCGCAAGCAGGCCGAGGCCTACCTCAAGTTCCTGTGGAGCGACGAGGCGCAGGAGATCGCGGCCAAGCACCAGATCCGCCCGCGCTCGGCCAAGATCCTGGCCAAGTACGCGAAGGACTTCCCCAAGATCAACACCTTCACCATCGACGAAGCCTTCGGCGGTTGGACGAAGGCACAGAAGGATCACTTCGACGACGGCGCCATCTACGACCAGATCCTCGCGGCCATCAAGAAATAA
- the cysT gene encoding sulfate ABC transporter permease subunit CysT, whose protein sequence is MILSRTLLRRHSVLPGFDLALGFTVLYLSFIVLIPLAAAFLKTFTMTWPAFWDAVATPRVMASYRLTFGASFAAALLNAAFGLIVAWVLVRYEFPFKRIVDALVDLPFALPTAVAGIALTALYSGNGWIGQHLPFKVSFTPLGVFVALTFIGLPFVVRTLQPVLEDMHKELEEAAATLGASRWQTFRHVIFPIVSPALLTGFALAFARALGEYGSVIFIAGNMPMVSEITPLLIITKLEQYDYTGATAIAVVMLVAAFIMLLTINLLQAWARKRQGR, encoded by the coding sequence ATGATTCTTTCGCGCACTCTGCTGCGGCGGCACTCCGTGCTGCCCGGCTTCGATCTTGCTCTCGGCTTCACGGTGCTCTACCTGAGCTTCATCGTGCTGATCCCGTTGGCGGCGGCGTTTCTCAAGACCTTCACGATGACGTGGCCCGCCTTCTGGGACGCGGTGGCCACGCCGCGGGTGATGGCCTCGTACCGGCTGACCTTCGGTGCCTCCTTCGCCGCAGCGCTGCTCAACGCGGCCTTCGGGCTCATCGTGGCCTGGGTGCTCGTGCGCTACGAGTTCCCGTTCAAGCGCATCGTCGACGCGCTGGTGGACCTGCCCTTCGCCCTGCCCACCGCCGTGGCCGGCATCGCGCTCACGGCGCTCTATTCGGGCAACGGCTGGATCGGCCAGCACCTGCCGTTCAAGGTGAGCTTCACGCCGCTGGGCGTGTTCGTCGCGCTCACCTTCATCGGCCTGCCCTTCGTCGTGCGCACGCTGCAGCCGGTGCTGGAAGACATGCACAAGGAACTGGAAGAGGCCGCCGCCACGCTCGGGGCCTCGCGCTGGCAGACCTTCCGCCACGTGATCTTCCCGATCGTCTCGCCGGCGCTGCTGACCGGCTTTGCGCTCGCCTTCGCGCGTGCGCTCGGCGAGTACGGCTCGGTGATCTTCATCGCCGGCAACATGCCGATGGTCTCGGAGATCACGCCCTTGCTCATCATCACCAAGCTCGAGCAGTACGACTACACCGGCGCGACCGCGATCGCGGTGGTGATGCTGGTGGCCGCGTTCATCATGCTGCTCACGATCAACCTGCTGCAGGCCTGGGCGCGAAAGCGCCAGGGGCGATGA
- the cysW gene encoding sulfate ABC transporter permease subunit CysW: MSAVPLNTPVPRAGVPVRQTHSATAEPAWLRRTLIAVALIFLTLFLFVPLVSVFFEAFKKGWETYLAAILEPDARSAVWLTLVAAAISVPLNLVFGLAASWAIAKFDFRGKNLLLTLIDLPFSVSPVISGLIFVLIFGLQGWFGPWLREHDLKVIFALPGIVLATVFITFPFVARELIPLMQAQGVEQEEAARVLGASGWQIFWRVTLPNVKWALLYGVILCNARAMGEFGAVSVVSGHIRGQTNTMPLHIEILYNEYQFAAAFAVASLLAGLALVTLVLKYLVEQRVKAQKREAEGRSE, encoded by the coding sequence ATGAGCGCCGTGCCCCTGAACACCCCTGTGCCGCGAGCCGGCGTGCCCGTGCGCCAGACGCACTCGGCCACGGCCGAGCCGGCGTGGCTGCGCCGCACGCTGATCGCGGTGGCGCTGATCTTCCTCACGCTCTTCCTCTTCGTGCCGCTGGTGTCGGTGTTCTTCGAAGCCTTCAAGAAAGGCTGGGAGACCTACCTCGCCGCGATCCTCGAGCCCGATGCGCGCTCGGCGGTGTGGCTCACGCTCGTGGCCGCTGCCATCTCGGTGCCGCTGAACCTGGTGTTCGGCCTCGCCGCCTCGTGGGCGATCGCGAAGTTCGACTTCCGCGGCAAGAACCTGCTGCTCACGCTGATCGACCTCCCGTTCTCGGTGTCGCCGGTGATCTCGGGCCTGATCTTCGTGCTGATCTTCGGCCTGCAGGGCTGGTTCGGGCCATGGCTGCGCGAGCATGACCTCAAGGTGATCTTTGCGTTGCCGGGCATCGTGCTCGCCACGGTCTTCATCACCTTCCCGTTCGTCGCACGCGAGCTGATTCCCTTGATGCAGGCGCAGGGCGTCGAGCAGGAGGAGGCGGCCCGCGTGCTCGGCGCCTCGGGCTGGCAGATCTTCTGGCGCGTGACGCTGCCCAACGTGAAATGGGCGCTGCTCTACGGCGTGATCCTGTGCAACGCGCGGGCGATGGGTGAGTTCGGCGCGGTGAGCGTGGTGTCGGGCCACATCCGGGGGCAGACGAACACCATGCCGCTGCACATCGAAATCCTCTACAACGAATACCAGTTTGCGGCGGCGTTTGCCGTGGCCTCGCTGCTGGCCGGGCTGGCCCTGGTGACCCTGGTGCTGAAGTACCTGGTCGAGCAGCGCGTGAAGGCGCAGAAGCGCGAAGCCGAAGGCCGAAGCGAATGA